One Tumebacillus sp. BK434 genomic window carries:
- a CDS encoding type I polyketide synthase — MDQFAGIDRSADLAIVGMSGRFPQAADVEEFWSNLCAGKQGITQFTDEELLAAGVDEALLHNPNYVKAAPVLPDAEGFDAAFFGYSPREAELLDPQQRLFLEVAWEALERSGWDAERYDGRISLYAGAGMNRYLLRNVLPNRALVESAGEVPIMVAGDKDYLATRAAYKLNLKGAAVSVQTACSTSLVAVHLACQSLLSMECDMALAGGVTVAVPQTSGYLHSEGGMVSRDGRVKPFDAAADGTVFGSGAGVVVLKRYEDAEADGDTIYAVIKGSAVNNDGARKVGFTAPSADAQAAVIEEALSVAGVEPESIGLLETHGTGTALGDPIEIAALTDVFTERPDGSPLVLGAVKSSIGHLDAASGVTGLIKAVLALYTKTLPGTLNFQTPSPKLNWPSWFCMDTVTRPWPESSMPRRAGVSSFGFGGTNAHVVLEEAPPAAEGTPGRPYQLLVLSAKTASALQHSADRLVEYLERQPQIPFADAAYTLQVGRKAFAHRLAVVCRSAEDAARTLKARDPKRVFSYHQDAPRSKTAFLFPGTGSQYPQMARELYESEGVFRAAVDRCAELLMPLTGYDLRDIVFAETGRSLYETEVAQVALFVIEYALGELLLSFGVRPDAMIGHSVGEYTAACLAGVFTLEEALRLVALRGQLFHKMVPGKMLAVALPEAEAGRYESGSVSLAAVNAPAQCVLSGEPGEIDRIAAELEQQGVKASPVHLDRAGHSPLIDSILTDFLQLVGSFALQAPQIPFISNVTGTWITAEQAVDPDYWARHLRETVRFAEGMQTLLAADNPVLLEVGPGKTLSGYAVQNSPGATAIPLLRHVKEAESDVAFLLGALGKYWLYGGTVDWVAYAACEARRRVPLPTYPFERVRYWVEPLKGVQAFAASTVAPARLPYEWFYTPVWKQVQPAVQRAAAPERVLVIAEAGPESAALIRALQERGSDVTALQPGVELEETAEGYAALIRGLKQDGRIPNAIFHLGGWRKEAAERFADAAGRGLFPLLYLAQALGRAAVTAELDLWAVGSGLVQVDSRDVLVPERAAVLGACKVIPQEYRNITCRAVDMPLSEKSAALLANEAAAGSPARLIAYRGGKRLVQEHETLAPSHLLPAPRLRDNGTYLITGGFGFLGAKIGLWLAERLPVNLALLSRSAADGAHVAALERLGANVQVIAADVTDEAALQAAYAAACARFGAVHGIFHAAGVSGERALDLIPELTAADGDKHFGPKVRALYALERLVQQHPVDFCLLASSLVTVLGGLGTALYTAAHQFLDAFALQQNERGSVPWITVNWDAKTLEQIGESLERALSLDPVVPLAASYDDLAQALKTWTTFETEATGQAAPEVAELTRHARPQLLTAYVAPRDETEQRIAEQWQELLGIGQVGVYDNFFDLGGNSLLATKFVTWLRDVFEIDLSLRLLFEANTVADVAEKVEELLIEQILQQTEGR, encoded by the coding sequence GTGGATCAATTTGCTGGAATCGACCGCAGTGCGGATCTCGCCATCGTCGGGATGTCGGGCCGTTTTCCACAAGCGGCCGATGTGGAGGAGTTTTGGAGCAATCTGTGTGCGGGGAAGCAGGGCATCACGCAGTTTACAGACGAGGAGCTGCTGGCAGCCGGCGTGGACGAAGCGCTGCTGCACAACCCCAATTATGTGAAAGCAGCTCCTGTGCTGCCGGATGCGGAAGGGTTTGACGCCGCCTTTTTCGGGTACAGCCCGCGGGAGGCGGAACTGCTCGATCCGCAACAGCGCCTGTTTTTGGAGGTCGCATGGGAAGCGCTGGAGCGGAGCGGCTGGGATGCGGAGCGCTATGACGGAAGGATCTCGCTGTACGCCGGGGCGGGGATGAACCGCTATCTGCTGCGCAATGTGCTGCCGAACCGCGCGCTGGTCGAATCGGCCGGCGAAGTGCCGATCATGGTCGCAGGCGACAAGGACTATCTCGCCACCCGCGCCGCCTACAAGCTGAACCTGAAAGGAGCGGCGGTCAGCGTCCAAACCGCCTGCTCGACCTCGCTGGTCGCGGTGCACCTCGCGTGCCAGAGCCTGCTCAGCATGGAGTGCGACATGGCGCTGGCCGGCGGTGTGACCGTCGCGGTGCCGCAGACGAGCGGATACCTGCACAGCGAAGGCGGCATGGTGTCGCGCGACGGGCGGGTCAAGCCGTTTGACGCGGCGGCAGACGGCACGGTGTTTGGCAGCGGCGCGGGCGTTGTCGTGCTGAAGCGCTATGAAGACGCGGAGGCGGACGGCGACACGATCTACGCCGTGATCAAAGGCTCGGCCGTCAACAATGACGGCGCGCGCAAAGTCGGATTTACCGCACCAAGCGCCGATGCGCAGGCGGCGGTGATCGAGGAGGCGCTGTCTGTCGCCGGGGTGGAGCCGGAGAGCATCGGCCTGCTGGAGACGCACGGCACCGGGACGGCGCTGGGCGATCCGATCGAGATCGCCGCGCTGACCGATGTGTTCACCGAGCGTCCGGACGGCTCGCCCTTGGTGCTGGGCGCTGTGAAGAGCAGCATCGGCCATCTCGACGCCGCTTCCGGCGTCACCGGACTGATCAAAGCGGTGCTGGCGCTGTATACCAAAACGCTGCCCGGCACGCTGAACTTCCAAACGCCGAGCCCGAAATTGAACTGGCCGAGCTGGTTTTGCATGGACACCGTCACACGCCCGTGGCCAGAGAGCAGTATGCCGCGCCGGGCCGGGGTGAGCTCGTTCGGCTTTGGCGGCACGAACGCGCATGTGGTGCTGGAAGAAGCGCCGCCTGCAGCAGAGGGGACGCCGGGGCGCCCCTATCAGCTGTTGGTGCTGTCGGCGAAAACGGCTTCTGCTTTGCAACATTCTGCCGACCGTTTGGTTGAGTATCTGGAACGTCAGCCGCAGATCCCGTTCGCCGATGCCGCCTACACGCTGCAGGTCGGGCGCAAAGCGTTCGCTCACCGGCTGGCGGTGGTCTGCCGATCGGCAGAAGATGCTGCGCGGACGCTGAAAGCGCGCGATCCGAAGCGGGTCTTCAGCTACCATCAGGATGCGCCGCGCAGCAAGACCGCCTTTTTGTTCCCCGGCACCGGCAGCCAATATCCTCAGATGGCGCGGGAGCTGTACGAGTCGGAAGGGGTGTTCCGCGCCGCGGTCGACCGCTGTGCGGAGCTGTTGATGCCGCTCACAGGCTACGATCTGCGGGACATCGTGTTTGCCGAGACGGGACGCTCGCTGTACGAGACCGAAGTGGCGCAGGTCGCCCTGTTTGTCATCGAGTACGCTTTGGGCGAGCTGCTGCTCTCCTTCGGCGTTCGCCCCGATGCGATGATCGGGCACAGCGTGGGCGAATATACGGCGGCGTGTCTGGCCGGTGTCTTTACGCTGGAAGAGGCGCTGCGCCTCGTCGCGCTGCGCGGACAGCTGTTTCACAAGATGGTGCCGGGCAAGATGCTAGCTGTCGCGCTGCCGGAAGCGGAAGCGGGCCGCTATGAGAGCGGCTCGGTCAGCCTCGCCGCCGTCAACGCGCCGGCGCAATGCGTGCTGTCCGGCGAGCCGGGTGAGATCGACCGGATCGCAGCCGAACTGGAACAACAAGGGGTGAAAGCCTCCCCCGTGCATCTCGACCGGGCAGGCCACTCGCCGCTGATCGACAGCATCCTGACAGACTTCCTGCAACTGGTCGGCTCGTTTGCTTTGCAAGCTCCGCAGATTCCGTTTATCTCCAACGTCACCGGGACGTGGATCACGGCGGAACAGGCGGTCGATCCGGACTATTGGGCGCGCCATTTGCGCGAAACGGTCCGTTTTGCTGAGGGGATGCAGACGCTGCTGGCTGCCGACAATCCGGTGCTGCTCGAAGTCGGGCCCGGCAAAACGCTGTCCGGGTATGCTGTGCAGAACAGCCCGGGCGCCACGGCGATCCCGTTGCTGCGCCATGTGAAAGAAGCGGAGTCGGACGTGGCTTTCTTGCTCGGCGCGCTCGGCAAATATTGGCTGTACGGAGGCACGGTCGACTGGGTGGCGTATGCCGCTTGCGAAGCGCGCCGCCGCGTCCCGCTGCCGACCTATCCGTTTGAACGCGTGCGGTATTGGGTGGAGCCGCTGAAGGGCGTACAGGCATTTGCAGCCTCCACAGTCGCGCCGGCGCGTCTGCCGTACGAGTGGTTCTATACGCCGGTCTGGAAACAGGTGCAGCCGGCCGTACAGCGCGCAGCAGCTCCGGAGCGTGTGCTGGTGATCGCGGAAGCAGGTCCGGAAAGCGCAGCGCTGATCCGGGCGCTGCAGGAGCGGGGCAGCGACGTGACCGCGCTGCAGCCGGGCGTGGAGCTGGAGGAAACCGCAGAAGGGTATGCTGCGCTGATCCGCGGACTGAAGCAGGACGGGCGCATCCCAAACGCCATCTTCCATCTCGGCGGATGGCGCAAGGAAGCGGCGGAACGCTTTGCAGACGCTGCCGGGCGCGGGCTGTTCCCACTCTTGTACCTCGCACAGGCGTTGGGCCGGGCGGCCGTCACCGCAGAGCTCGATCTGTGGGCGGTCGGCAGCGGCCTGGTGCAGGTCGACAGCCGCGATGTGCTCGTGCCGGAGCGTGCTGCAGTGCTTGGCGCGTGCAAAGTCATCCCGCAGGAGTACCGCAACATCACCTGCCGGGCGGTCGACATGCCGCTTTCTGAAAAGTCGGCCGCGCTGCTGGCGAACGAAGCGGCGGCGGGGAGCCCGGCGCGCCTGATCGCCTATCGCGGCGGCAAACGGCTGGTGCAGGAGCACGAAACGCTGGCTCCGTCCCACCTGCTTCCCGCACCGCGCCTGCGCGATAACGGCACCTATCTGATCACCGGCGGTTTCGGTTTCCTCGGGGCCAAAATCGGGCTGTGGCTGGCCGAACGCCTACCGGTCAACCTCGCGCTGCTCTCCCGCTCCGCAGCAGACGGAGCGCACGTCGCCGCGCTGGAGCGCCTTGGCGCCAACGTGCAGGTAATCGCCGCCGACGTCACCGACGAAGCGGCGCTCCAGGCGGCGTATGCGGCCGCCTGCGCGCGGTTCGGAGCGGTGCACGGCATTTTTCACGCCGCCGGCGTCAGCGGAGAGCGGGCGCTCGATCTGATTCCCGAGCTGACCGCGGCAGACGGCGACAAGCATTTTGGCCCGAAAGTGCGGGCGCTCTATGCGCTGGAGCGGCTGGTGCAGCAGCACCCGGTCGACTTTTGCCTGCTCGCTTCCTCGCTGGTCACCGTGCTCGGCGGACTGGGCACGGCGCTGTACACGGCGGCACACCAGTTCCTCGACGCGTTCGCCCTGCAGCAAAACGAGCGGGGGAGCGTGCCTTGGATCACGGTGAACTGGGATGCCAAGACGCTGGAACAGATCGGAGAAAGCTTGGAGCGCGCTTTGTCGCTCGATCCGGTCGTGCCGCTGGCCGCGTCGTATGACGATCTGGCGCAGGCGCTGAAGACGTGGACGACGTTCGAGACGGAGGCAACAGGTCAGGCGGCTCCGGAGGTCGCGGAGCTGACCCGGCATGCCCGTCCCCAGCTGCTGACCGCCTATGTTGCGCCGCGCGACGAGACGGAGCAGCGCATCGCCGAACAATGGCAGGAACTCTTGGGCATCGGGCAGGTCGGCGTGTACGACAACTTCTTTGATCTTGGCGGCAACTCGCTGCTCGCGACCAAGTTCGTGACCTGGCTGCGCGACGTGTTTGAGATCGACTTGTCCTTGCGCTTGCTGTTTGAAGCGAACACGGTGGCCGATGTGGCGGAGAAAGTGGAAGAACTATTGATCGAACAGATCTTGCAACAGACGGAGGGAAGATGA
- a CDS encoding non-ribosomal peptide synthetase, translating into MEQREWKTLVELVMHRAVAEPERIAYTFLLEHGREERCSYGELDAAARGMAAVLQQQHTAGQRALLLYPPGLDYLYAFFGCLYAGILPVPAYPPRSNGHLTRLQAIVADAQASAALTTPEILQGVQSRLAELPGLAKLAWMAPDRETVRMQRTAWQPVQTERASLAFLQYTSGSTALPKGVMLTHENLLHNLELMQQKFRTSTDSRCVIWLPPYHDMGLIGGILQPLYTGYPVTLMAPVDFIQKPLRWLELITATRATVSGGPNFAYDLCVQKISPEQRDGLDLSSWEVAFSGAEPVRAATLARFAEVFGSCGFQERAFYPCYGLAEGTLFAAGGVQGQAPVVRSFAGAALLEKCAVPVAEEQEGDRRLVSSGRALESGQRIIIADPQGGTACPEGQVGEIWLSGPSVAQGYWQREAQTAETFGARLAGADAAESTFLRTGDLGFVWEGELYVTGRLKDLLILRGRNYYPQDIEQTVQESHPAVHNGNGAAFSVEVDGEERLVIVQEVERSHRRSNLAEVAAEIRKRVSQEHSLQAADIVLLRPMSIPKTTSGKVQRHACRNRYLERTLDVLYADRPILTLETAATAEVAEEAVLTRDVLADMDEPARRHALTLLLAQTAARAMRVPLQEVLQAGSLDLLGLDSLMAAEIKQELEERLHVNLPFARLLGGASLDELAGEVGAQLMQREDGDGRIANEAEELPSGAVALTHGQRAMWLLQRMEPQSAAYQIAKAVRVGQALDAELLAVAFAELCKRHPLLRAAMQDGADGPEMMVHAEPVAPWQVEDVTGLSDDELRSRLQEEAVRPFALEGEALVRARLYRREDEPSVLLLILHHIVCDFWSLGLMMQELTALYAALRDGAAADLPAPKRSFAGFAKEQALRLAGSRREELAAFWQSQLGAELPVLDLPADYPRRPVQTHRGSALAFRFSAEDSLRLKAYAKRQGVTMNMLFLAAYLLLLHRYTGQETVAVGTPAAGRTGLQDARTIGYFVNPVVQRADFDDRELTFAGLLAQVRQGVTLSLEHQDLPFPLLVDLLQPKRDPAHPPLFQTLFTYQTSPLRELPGLSGWALGLDGVAVDSGELALESFALPLQTVQYELELSAAETEGRYCGVFAYNADLYLPETVERMMQSYQHLLLAAVEEDACPVGALPLYNAEQQEQLLLAGLGAETMPQEQRWMHARFERHAQSAPQRTALVFEAETLTYAELNARANRLAHRLRRLGVGAETPVGVCLRRSPELLIALLAVLKAGGMYVPLDPDYPAERIAYMLADCRASVVLTTEDLQALLPTPACETVCVDNPAAFLSEPAENLPAVSTEQAAYLIYTSGSTGRPKGVVVTHGNTAHFYAGMDERIGCTASDALLAVTSICFDISVLELFWTLASGAKVILLSEQEAKGAGGGRYSLQSQARAHGATLLQCTPSLARLTFADHETVQALQGLRALLLGGEALSAQQAADICSRLPDVQLFNMYGPTEATVWAVAQRVADVQGAIPIGRSLAGVRAYVLDERLQPVPFGVAGELHLGGAGIARGYFGRPELTAERFLPDPFADGRMYKTGDAVRMKRDGTLEFLGRLDQQVKVRGYRIELEEIEHVLGEHERVREAVCAAQASSLVAYVVAEERDGLQVELFELLKRRLPGYMVPDHLLFLERLPLTPNGKTDKKALPVPALDRSRAAAVFAPPGNETERQIAAAWQEVLGSAQVGIDDSFFEVGGNSLKLEQVYSRLQPILPKTISIADLFRYPTVRLLAERIAASGAEQQATAAEAQDRGSARREAMQRRRGKR; encoded by the coding sequence ATGGAACAGAGGGAATGGAAGACGCTCGTCGAGTTGGTGATGCATCGGGCTGTAGCTGAGCCGGAGCGGATAGCTTACACGTTTTTGCTGGAACATGGCCGGGAGGAACGCTGCAGCTATGGCGAGTTGGACGCGGCGGCGCGCGGGATGGCGGCCGTTTTGCAACAGCAACATACGGCTGGGCAGCGTGCCTTGCTGCTGTATCCGCCAGGGCTCGACTATTTGTACGCCTTTTTTGGATGTTTGTACGCTGGCATTCTGCCGGTGCCGGCCTATCCGCCGCGCTCGAACGGCCACTTGACCCGGTTGCAGGCGATCGTGGCCGATGCGCAGGCGTCGGCGGCGCTGACGACCCCGGAGATTCTGCAAGGAGTGCAAAGCCGCCTGGCCGAACTGCCGGGGCTTGCCAAGCTGGCTTGGATGGCTCCGGACCGGGAGACGGTGCGGATGCAACGGACGGCGTGGCAGCCGGTGCAAACGGAGCGCGCCAGTCTCGCGTTTTTGCAATATACATCGGGCTCGACGGCGCTGCCAAAGGGAGTCATGCTGACACATGAAAATTTATTGCACAATTTAGAATTAATGCAACAAAAATTCAGAACTTCCACCGACAGCCGCTGTGTGATCTGGCTGCCTCCCTACCATGACATGGGACTGATCGGCGGGATTCTGCAGCCGCTGTACACCGGTTACCCGGTGACGCTGATGGCGCCTGTCGATTTCATTCAAAAGCCGCTGCGGTGGCTGGAATTGATCACGGCGACGCGGGCGACCGTCTCCGGCGGGCCCAATTTTGCCTACGATCTGTGCGTGCAAAAAATCAGTCCGGAGCAACGGGATGGGCTTGATCTCTCCTCCTGGGAAGTGGCGTTTTCCGGTGCGGAACCGGTGCGGGCGGCGACGCTGGCCCGCTTTGCCGAGGTGTTTGGAAGCTGCGGTTTTCAGGAGCGGGCGTTTTATCCCTGCTACGGGTTGGCGGAAGGCACGCTGTTTGCGGCGGGCGGTGTCCAAGGGCAGGCCCCGGTGGTTCGCTCGTTCGCAGGGGCAGCTTTGCTTGAGAAATGCGCGGTTCCTGTGGCTGAGGAACAGGAAGGCGACCGTCGTCTGGTCAGCAGTGGACGGGCGCTGGAAAGCGGGCAGCGGATCATCATCGCCGATCCGCAGGGCGGCACAGCCTGCCCGGAGGGGCAGGTGGGCGAGATTTGGCTGTCCGGGCCGAGCGTGGCGCAAGGCTATTGGCAGCGCGAGGCGCAGACGGCCGAGACGTTCGGCGCGCGCCTGGCGGGTGCGGACGCGGCAGAAAGCACTTTTTTGCGCACCGGAGATCTGGGTTTTGTCTGGGAGGGCGAGCTGTATGTGACCGGCCGGCTGAAAGATCTGCTGATCTTGCGCGGGCGCAATTATTATCCGCAAGACATTGAACAGACGGTGCAAGAGAGCCATCCGGCGGTGCACAACGGCAACGGGGCGGCCTTTTCTGTCGAAGTGGACGGGGAGGAGCGGCTGGTGATCGTGCAGGAAGTGGAGCGCTCGCACCGCCGCTCCAATCTGGCGGAAGTGGCGGCTGAGATCCGCAAGCGCGTCTCGCAAGAGCACAGCCTGCAGGCGGCAGACATCGTGTTGCTCCGCCCGATGAGCATCCCGAAGACCACGAGCGGCAAAGTGCAGCGGCATGCCTGCCGCAATCGCTATCTGGAGCGGACGCTGGACGTGCTGTATGCCGACCGGCCGATCCTGACGCTGGAAACGGCAGCGACTGCCGAAGTGGCCGAAGAAGCGGTGCTGACGCGCGATGTGCTGGCTGACATGGATGAGCCTGCGCGCCGCCATGCCCTGACGTTGCTGTTGGCGCAGACGGCCGCGCGCGCAATGCGCGTGCCGCTGCAAGAGGTGTTGCAGGCCGGGTCGCTTGACCTGCTCGGCCTGGACTCGCTGATGGCGGCGGAGATCAAGCAGGAGCTGGAGGAGCGGTTGCACGTCAACCTGCCGTTCGCCCGGCTGCTCGGCGGGGCGAGCCTCGACGAGCTGGCCGGGGAGGTCGGAGCGCAGCTTATGCAGCGTGAGGACGGGGATGGGCGAATCGCAAATGAAGCGGAGGAGCTGCCAAGCGGAGCCGTTGCGCTGACGCACGGGCAGCGGGCGATGTGGCTCTTGCAGCGGATGGAGCCGCAGAGCGCCGCGTATCAGATCGCCAAAGCGGTGCGGGTGGGGCAGGCGCTGGATGCCGAACTGCTGGCAGTTGCGTTCGCCGAGCTGTGCAAACGCCATCCGCTGCTGCGCGCCGCGATGCAAGACGGGGCAGACGGCCCGGAGATGATGGTCCATGCAGAGCCTGTTGCGCCGTGGCAGGTGGAAGACGTTACGGGGCTGAGCGATGATGAACTGCGTTCACGCCTGCAGGAGGAGGCGGTGCGGCCGTTTGCCCTCGAAGGCGAGGCGCTGGTGCGGGCGCGGTTGTATCGGCGTGAGGACGAGCCGTCCGTTCTGCTGCTGATCCTGCACCACATCGTGTGCGATTTCTGGTCGCTCGGGCTGATGATGCAGGAGTTGACGGCGCTCTATGCGGCGCTGCGCGATGGAGCAGCGGCCGATCTGCCGGCGCCGAAGCGTTCGTTCGCCGGGTTTGCCAAGGAGCAGGCGCTGCGTCTGGCCGGATCGCGCCGGGAAGAGCTGGCCGCCTTTTGGCAGAGTCAGCTCGGTGCAGAGCTGCCGGTGCTCGACTTGCCGGCAGACTACCCGCGCCGGCCGGTGCAGACCCATCGGGGCAGCGCCCTGGCCTTTCGCTTCTCCGCAGAAGACAGCCTGCGATTGAAGGCATATGCGAAGCGGCAGGGTGTGACGATGAACATGCTGTTCCTCGCCGCCTATCTGTTGCTCTTGCACCGCTATACCGGACAGGAGACGGTGGCGGTCGGCACGCCGGCCGCCGGGCGCACCGGGCTGCAGGACGCCCGCACGATCGGCTATTTTGTCAATCCGGTGGTGCAGCGCGCCGATTTTGATGACCGCGAGCTGACGTTTGCCGGGTTGCTGGCCCAAGTGCGGCAGGGGGTGACGCTGTCGCTCGAACATCAGGACTTGCCGTTCCCGCTGCTCGTCGACCTGCTGCAGCCGAAGCGCGACCCGGCCCATCCGCCGCTCTTCCAGACGTTGTTTACGTATCAGACCTCCCCGCTGCGCGAGCTGCCGGGGCTGTCCGGCTGGGCGCTGGGACTGGACGGCGTCGCCGTGGACAGCGGAGAGCTGGCGCTGGAATCGTTCGCGCTGCCGCTGCAGACGGTCCAGTACGAACTGGAGCTGTCGGCGGCAGAGACGGAGGGAAGGTACTGCGGGGTGTTCGCCTACAACGCCGATCTGTATCTGCCGGAGACGGTCGAGCGCATGATGCAGTCCTACCAGCATCTGCTGCTGGCCGCAGTGGAAGAGGATGCATGCCCGGTCGGGGCTTTGCCGCTCTACAATGCCGAGCAGCAAGAGCAACTGCTGCTCGCCGGGCTGGGGGCGGAAACGATGCCGCAGGAACAGCGCTGGATGCATGCGCGGTTTGAGCGGCACGCGCAGAGCGCGCCGCAGCGCACGGCGCTCGTGTTTGAAGCGGAGACGCTGACCTATGCGGAGCTGAACGCGCGCGCCAACCGCTTGGCGCACCGCCTGCGGCGGCTGGGCGTCGGGGCGGAAACGCCGGTCGGTGTCTGCCTGCGCCGCTCGCCGGAGCTGCTCATCGCCTTGCTCGCCGTCTTGAAGGCGGGCGGGATGTATGTGCCGCTCGACCCGGATTATCCGGCGGAGCGCATCGCGTACATGCTGGCAGATTGCCGGGCATCGGTGGTGCTGACCACGGAAGATCTGCAAGCGCTCCTGCCGACTCCTGCCTGTGAGACGGTCTGCGTGGACAATCCCGCTGCGTTTTTGAGCGAACCGGCAGAGAATCTGCCGGCGGTGAGCACGGAGCAGGCCGCGTATCTGATCTACACGTCCGGTTCGACCGGGCGGCCGAAAGGGGTCGTGGTCACGCATGGCAACACCGCTCATTTTTACGCGGGCATGGACGAGCGGATCGGCTGCACGGCCAGCGATGCGCTGCTGGCGGTGACGAGCATCTGCTTTGACATCTCGGTCTTGGAACTGTTCTGGACGCTGGCTTCGGGCGCGAAAGTGATCCTCTTGTCGGAGCAGGAAGCGAAAGGCGCGGGCGGCGGACGGTACTCGTTGCAGAGCCAAGCCCGTGCGCACGGTGCCACGCTGCTGCAGTGCACGCCGTCGCTGGCCAGGCTGACGTTTGCCGACCATGAGACGGTGCAGGCGCTGCAAGGACTGCGGGCGCTGCTGCTCGGCGGCGAGGCGCTTTCGGCGCAACAGGCGGCTGATATTTGCAGTCGGCTGCCGGACGTGCAGCTGTTCAACATGTACGGACCGACCGAAGCGACCGTCTGGGCGGTGGCGCAGCGCGTGGCCGATGTGCAGGGCGCGATCCCGATCGGGCGGTCGCTGGCCGGCGTGCGGGCCTATGTGCTTGATGAGCGGCTGCAGCCGGTGCCGTTCGGGGTGGCCGGAGAGCTGCACCTCGGCGGCGCCGGGATTGCCCGCGGCTATTTTGGCCGGCCGGAGCTGACCGCCGAGCGCTTTTTGCCCGATCCGTTCGCCGACGGGCGGATGTACAAGACGGGGGATGCCGTGCGGATGAAGCGCGACGGCACGCTGGAATTTTTGGGGCGGCTGGATCAGCAGGTCAAGGTGCGGGGCTACCGCATCGAGCTGGAAGAGATCGAGCACGTGCTGGGCGAACATGAGCGGGTGCGCGAGGCGGTCTGTGCCGCTCAAGCGTCCTCGCTGGTCGCTTATGTCGTCGCCGAAGAGCGGGACGGCTTGCAGGTGGAGCTGTTCGAACTGCTCAAGCGCAGGCTGCCCGGCTACATGGTGCCCGACCATCTGCTGTTCCTCGAACGCCTGCCCCTGACGCCGAATGGCAAGACGGACAAAAAGGCGCTGCCTGTGCCCGCCTTGGATCGCTCGCGTGCGGCCGCGGTCTTTGCGCCGCCGGGGAATGAGACGGAGCGCCAGATCGCAGCGGCTTGGCAAGAGGTGCTCGGCAGCGCCCAAGTGGGGATCGACGATTCCTTTTTCGAAGTGGGCGGCAATTCGCTGAAGCTGGAGCAGGTGTACAGCCGCCTGCAGCCGATCCTGCCCAAGACGATCAGCATCGCCGATCTGTTCCGCTATCCGACCGTCCGGCTGTTGGCCGAGCGGATCGCAGCGAGCGGTGCTGAGCAGCAGGCAACGGCAGCAGAAGCGCAGGACCGGGGCAGTGCGCGCCGGGAAGCGATGCAGCGCAGAAGAGGCAAACGCTAG
- a CDS encoding rhodanese-like domain-containing protein, with product MISLAKPKNIKAEDVQARLDAGDTLQILDVREDSEVARGLIPGALHIRLPDVESRYGELDPERETVVVCRSGRRSRSACNFLLQQGFSKLLNMEDGMLAWKGELEEYYP from the coding sequence GTGATTTCATTGGCAAAACCGAAAAACATCAAAGCTGAAGACGTGCAGGCCCGCCTGGACGCAGGGGATACGCTGCAGATCCTCGACGTGCGCGAAGACAGCGAAGTCGCGCGCGGCCTGATCCCCGGCGCGCTGCACATCCGGCTGCCGGACGTGGAGAGCCGGTACGGCGAGCTTGATCCTGAGCGGGAGACGGTCGTCGTCTGCCGCAGCGGACGCCGCAGCCGTTCCGCGTGCAATTTTTTGCTGCAGCAGGGATTTTCCAAGCTCTTGAATATGGAAGACGGCATGCTTGCCTGGAAAGGTGAACTGGAAGAGTATTACCCGTAA